The Microbacterium amylolyticum genome includes the window AGCCATCCCACGTCTTCAACCGGTTGGACGCCGAACAGGTCGAGGCCGGTGTAGGGCTCAGGCGTGAGATTGGCGAGCCCCGTCCTCACTGTCCAGATTTCGGGCCCGGAGTACAGGGGGAGAAGCCCCCAGGTCTCCGCCATGATCTCCGCTTCTAACTCGATGCCCGTGGCCGTCTGCAGGGCCTCTGTCGGAAGGGAGAGAACGTCGGAGATGCGCTCATCAATATCGGCAGACCCGGTTCCCGTGAGATTCAGTGTGCTCTCGGAACAGTAGAGCTGGCAGATCCAGGCGACGCCATAGGGATCGCTCGACGTGAACGCCAGAATGATCGCGTCCCAGTCCTTCGCCGCGAAGGTCGTCGACAATTCGTCCTGACGTCGCTGATCGATGACGACCTCGACACCGACGCCCGCCAGCTGGCGCTGCAGCATGCGCGCACGGTTTTCGATCGACGGGTCGCTTCCGAAAATCGGAAGCCGCAAAGACAAGCGTTCGTTGTCTCGGTACCGGTAGCCGTCCGACCCCAGAAGCCATCCGGCCTCGTGCAGTGTTGTTGCGGCCGTGAGGATGTCGTGGCGCCACCCGGAGGCGGAGAGCGAGTCCTCATAGCCCTCCTGGAACGGATAGAGGATGAACGATCCCGGTGTTTCCTCCGCGAAGTTCAGCCCCTCCCACACCGTCTGTGCGATCGCGTTGCGATCAACGGTGTGCATGATTGCTCTGCGCACAGCGAGATCCGAGAGAGCGGTGTGATCGGAATTGAGCTGCAGCAGCGTAGTCTCCACGCGCTGCGCCCGATACGTCGTGACGTCGTCCATGTCGGCGACCTGCGCGAGGCTGTCTGCTGACCCCGTTCGCACGGCATCGAGTTCGCCCCCACGGAAGGCGTTCAACGCGGCGACAGCGTCCATCCGCTGGAACGTGATCGCATCGAGCAGGGGTTCGTTGCCCCACCACTTCTCATTCGGAACGAGAGTGATCGCGTCCGTGCTGGAGGAAGAGATCGTGTACGGGCCCGCTCCCCATTCCGGGTGTGGTTCCCCGTCGTACGCCGTATTGAATGCCTCAGCGGAATTCACATCCGGGTGCAGGATGTCCCAGAACATGCCGCCCACCCACGGGTACTCGTCCTCGAACGTCACGACGGCCGTGCGGGGCGTCGGGCCCTGCTCAACGGACTCGATTTTGGCGTAGCCATCGGTTGTGCGCGCCCGGAACGCATCGTCGCGTCCCGATTGCGCGATCCACGTGAGCCGAATTGATTCCC containing:
- a CDS encoding ABC transporter family substrate-binding protein yields the protein MPHIAALVAFLLVAAGCSPADDALPLETATVSGADYNPVDRSRLQRGGEVVWPVEEIPPQLNPLHAEATGDTSRIWNWFSPQLILMTPDGEAYANPAYLSEWTNSIVDGKRELRITFQDQAAWNDGTPMTWESIRLTWIAQSGRDDAFRARTTDGYAKIESVEQGPTPRTAVVTFEDEYPWVGGMFWDILHPDVNSAEAFNTAYDGEPHPEWGAGPYTISSSSTDAITLVPNEKWWGNEPLLDAITFQRMDAVAALNAFRGGELDAVRTGSADSLAQVADMDDVTTYRAQRVETTLLQLNSDHTALSDLAVRRAIMHTVDRNAIAQTVWEGLNFAEETPGSFILYPFQEGYEDSLSASGWRHDILTAATTLHEAGWLLGSDGYRYRDNERLSLRLPIFGSDPSIENRARMLQRQLAGVGVEVVIDQRRQDELSTTFAAKDWDAIILAFTSSDPYGVAWICQLYCSESTLNLTGTGSADIDERISDVLSLPTEALQTATGIELEAEIMAETWGLLPLYSGPEIWTVRTGLANLTPEPYTGLDLFGVQPVEDVGWLAR